The following is a genomic window from Hymenobacter chitinivorans DSM 11115.
AGCACCCCGACGCGGTTGAATTCCCGGCTCAGCCGGGTGGCAGCTTCGAGGGTAGTAGCCTGGTAGACCCGCACTTCGGCCGGAGTATTGCTGCTGAGTCCGGGTTCCTGCCCCACCGCTTCGGCGTCCGCCGGCCGGTAGAGCAGGCTGCCAGAGACGGCAGCGTGTTGCCAGGCCTCGATGCTGACTTCGGTCCCGCTACTGGTGTGGTAGCGGCCGGTGTCGAGGGCTTCGAGGGTGAGGCGGGCCAGTTGTTGACGATGTTCACGGTTCATAAACGGGGCAGGAATTAATCGAACTTCCTTGAAGGCGGGGAGCAGCGGCCGGATTGCCGCCGCTCCGTACCGCTTTAAGGGTCGCAGAGGGTGAAGTGAGTTGGGAGGTCTGACGATTAGCCGGCTTCCCTCCTACAGGTCTATTTTGTCAATTTCAGTTACGGCCGAGCCCCCGTTTTCCAGGGCCTGCAGCACGTCGAATACTTTATCCGACCAGCCGGCAATGAGCGCTACGCCGTGGCCTTCGCGCACTTCGAGCGGGGCCGCGCCGTGGCCGGCCAAGTCGAAGAGGTAAAGCCGGGCCTGGGGCGCCACGGTGCGGCGGTAGTCCAGCCAGGCCTGGGCCAGGCTGCCGCCGTCGCCGGTGCTGTTCCAGAGCTGGCAGTCGGTGAAGAGCATCACTTTATCTACCACCTCCCGGCGCTGCAACAGGTCCTTGATTACCAGGTGGCCGTTGGTGCTGTAGCCTACTTCGCCTTCGCGGCGGTAGAACTCCTGCACGTTTTGCAAAGTCCGGCCCCGGGGCAGGCTGATGCGCTTCCACGAGTCGCCGAACATGCCGGTGACTACGTGGCCGCAACGGCCCTGCAAGAGCATGCCGAGCACCAGGCCCACGTCGTAGAACAGCACTTTGCTGCGCGGGGACACGGGCTGCTGCATCGAGCCCGACACGTCGCAGGCTACCACCACGCGGGTGCTGGTATCGAAGCCGCGCAGGTTGGCCGTGCTGTGCGCAATGGCCGTTTCCAGGGCTTCCAGCACCAGTGGTACGTAGCCCGACTGCACCACCAGTACCTCGCGGTAGGCGGCCAGGAAGCGGAAGGGCAGCTGCTTGGCGCGACTCACGGCCTGCTCATTGCTGAGCGTGGCACACACCCGCTCCACCGCCCCGGCCGACACGTCGGCTTCGAGGATGTTGCGCAGGTTGCGCAGCAAGGCCATGTAGCCCAGCTTGCCGCTGGTAATCAGGGTTTCCCAGGCGGTGCGAAAAGCCGCCGTGCGCTCCTCCGCCGAAGCAAAGGCCTGCTGACCCAACGCCGACAGCTCGGTTTCCCAGGTGTAGGGCGTGGGCAGGGTGCCTTGCACGAGCTGGTCGAACAAGGCTTGCTGCTCGGCGTCCCGGGCCGTGGGGTGCACCAGGAACAGGGCGTCGCGCAGGCGTACCTGCCCGGCCCGGTCGTACTTGGCCAGCTGGTAGCCGTCGAACCGGTTGAAGCTCAGGGCCAGACCTTTCTGCACCTGCTTGGAGAGGCGGTTGAGGGTTTTTACCCCGGCCCGCTCGTTGGCTTGGGCGTAGTAGGCCAGCAGCTCCGTTATTTCGTCGGCGCGCTGCACCACCCGGGCTACCAGGCGGCTCACCAGGCTGCTGCCGCTATGCTGGCGGGCCAGCTCCACGGTCAACACCAAGGGCACGGTGCGCAGGTAGAGCTGCTCCCGGGCGTACACGGCCAGGCGGGCCACAAACTCGGGGTCGTTGCGGGCCACCAACTCGCGCAGGCGCTGCAAACGAGTGTCGGCCTTTTCGTAGAACTGGTCGCTCAGGGCGGCCGTGGCAACGGCGGCGTAGAGCTCCAGCTGGGGCGTGAGGGTGTACGCTACCGCGCCGGCGTGGTTCAGGACGGTGTTAGTGGCTTTGCGGAAGGGTAGATTGAAGCGCATATCTCGGGGAATTTTGAATTCTGAAGGGTGAATTATGAATTGGAAAAAGTCGGTGCTATTCAGAATTCAGAATGTATCATTCAGAATTCTCAGATGTGCTTGGACAAACTCAGCTGGGCTTCGGTGGCCCAGCGGGTCAGCCAGAACCGCTCCGCCTCGGTCATCACCCGGTTGTAACGGCCCCGCACCTGCACGATGGTGCGGTTGCGGAGTACTTCAAGCGTGAGGGTGCGGGCCCCGTCCAGCTTGAAGCCGAAGATGCCGCAGCGCCCCTGCTGGCAGGAGTACAGGTAGGAAGCCACGCAGTGCCGCAGGGCCCGGCCCTCGTCGACGAGCTCCTCGTAGGTGCGGAGCTGGGTGATGCGGATGCGCTGGTCGTCGCCGCTCGTGAAGTCGTTCACGGGCAGCGGGTTCCAGGTAGTGGAAAGCAGCTCGCCGGCGTGGCGCCGCATGTGAGCCAGGCCCCGGTGCCACTGCTCGGTGCGGGCCAGCACACTTTCCATGGTGCGGCCCTTGAGCGAAAAACCCGGCTGGGGCGGCTCGCCATTGATGCCCACGGTGCGCTTCTGCTGAATCCAGTCGCACACCGGCCCAAACTGCTGCGGGTCGACCATGGGCGCGGCGGCAAAAAAGTCGACCACGCCGAGCCAGAAGTCGTCGTCGGGCCCCACGGTGCGGCTCCACTCGGTTTGGAGCACCGGGCCAATCCACTCCAGGGCCCCGCGGCAGGCCAGCTGCCCGTAGCGCAGGGCTTCGATGTAGGTGCAGCCGGCCGGGGCCTGCCGCATTGCGTGCTCCAGCTTCTTGGTCAGGGGCTGGGGCAAGCCCGGGAAGCTGCGCAACGACCGGCCGCAGCCCAGGTGAATGGTCAGCTCGGCCAGGTTGACGCCGGCGCAGTGCAGCTCGCCGGTGGCCCAGGCTTCGAGCACCCAGCCGGGCACGTCGCCGTAGTCGTCGTAGAGGTGGCGCACCAGGCTTTCCAGCTGCCGGTACACGTTGCGGGTGCGGGGCTGCCAGTCGGCCACGGCGCGCTTGCGGCACAGCAAGTGCGCCGTGAGTACGCCCAGAATCGGCACCAGTTCGGGGCGCTCCAGTAGGCCGCTACGCTTGGCCGCCAGTTCCAGCAGGGCCTGGCGGGTGCGGAGCCGCTGGGTGTGGTTGCGGTTCATCACCCAGTGCTGGTAGCGCAGGGCCAGTGGCGAGTCGGCGGGGACCTGGGCGTGCAGCTCCTGGATGGTGGCGCAGGAAAAGAGAAAGTCAATTTGCTGCCCGGCGGACCACTTGCGGCGGTCGGCGTGCCGGGCCAGGGCTACTAGGGCTTGCTCGGCGTCCCGGGTTTGGCGGGATACGGCTTTATTTCGGTTGGACATCGGGGTGAATTCCCTGCGCGAGGGTGGTTACCGATTGAAAAATCAGACTGAGGATTGGGCCCGAAGGCGGGCACACTGAGCAGAATTCTGACGCTTTCGTACATGATGCTTTGCTTTAAGGGGTGAGGAAAATGAATTCACGTTTACCGCAAATTCAACCTGATATTTAATTTAATTCTTTACCAAAAAGGCATACCTATTCCACGTCGCCGTAAATTAGTTTTCGGCGAATACATAGTATGAAAAAGGCCCGGTTTCTGGGGAGAAGCCGGGCCTTTTTCACGAATCAGTCACGTAGTATTTACCTACGAGAAATGTTCAACGAAAAATCCCGGCCGCAATCCTTCCAGTCCCGGCGCGATGTCCGTTTGGGCTGGGGTTGGGAGTAGAAGCAGTTCTGCGCGAAGTGCATGGCCGAAGAATGGAAAGGGGGTGAAAAACAAACCACCCGAACCTTCTGGGGTTCGGGTGGCGAAAGTATCAGGAAAAACCTGCTGCTACTTAGCTATACCGAACCGCGGCCGAAGCCTCTGGCTTCATCCCGTCTTGCTTGCTGGTGTAGTTAAAGTGGCGTAGCATGGTTTTGGTTGTTTTTCTGTGGTTGAGTGATGCAAATATGAAGGGACTTTTTGTATCCACCAAATTAGTTCGAAAAATAATTTAAATATTTTTCTATTTAGAATAAATCAACGGTTTTCTGGCCTTCACAATACGCAGCCGAAACCCCGGTTTTATTATTGCGCAATTCCTTTTTAGCTCCCGTAAATAACCGAGCAAAATCCCTTTTAAAATGCGCAGCCTTTTGCTGGGCGAATTTAGCAGCCCTCTACGGCACTACGCCAGTCCGGGTTTACCGCCGGGGCTGGAGGGTAGGGCCGGCGCTGCGTTACGGCTGTATTATCGGTAGATGAAGATTCTATAACCTCTGCCGCAACGCCCTTACTTCCCCGCCGGTGCCGTCTACATTTGGCGCAAACAACGCGCCGTGGCTACTGACAACTTACTCGAGCTGCTCGAGCGGATCCGCAACGACGACTACCAGGCCTTCGAGCTCCTGTTTGAGGCCCAGTGGCGGGATTTGTACCGCTACGCCCACAAGGTGCTGCGCGACGCCCCCGACGCGGAAGACCTCACCCAGGAGCTGTTTTGTGACCTGTGGGCCAACCGCGGCCAGCTCCGGGTGCGCACCAACGCAGCGGGCTACCTGCTGGGGGCCCTGCGCAAGAAAATCCTGACCCGCTTCCGCGACGCCGACATCCGGGCCCGGCACCACAAGGTCATTGGGGCCGCGCAGGAACCAGGAGCCGAGCTGACGTTTCGGCGCCTGGTCAGCCAGGATACGCTGCAGGCCATTCAGCACCAGGCCCAGGGGCTGCCGCCCAAGGAGAAAGAGGTGTTTTTGCTGGGCATGGTCGATGATTTCTCGGTCAAGGAAATAGCCGAGCGGTTTGCCACCTCCGAGCAGACCGTGCGCAACCAGCTCAGCAGCGCCCTGCACAAGCTCTCCCCCTTCCTGACCAAGCTGCTGAGCTAAGCGCCCGTGTTACGGCTGGGTTAAATCAACCAGGAAGCATAGTTAGAAGGGCCGGCCTCTGCAACTACTGCTGCGGATGGCCGCCCGGCCGGCAAGCTCCCGGCCCGGGGGCTTTTCTTCTCCACCCGGACTGTACTCCGCAGTCTGGGGCCTAGTCCTCCCCTCTTCTTTTGCCCCGGCGGCGCCGGGGCCGCCTTTCCCCCATGATTCGAAAAATTCTGCTTTCCGCGCTGCTTTTGAGCAGCGCCAGTTCTTCGTACGCCCAGGGCACCGCCAAACCTAAACTGCTGGTCGGCATTATGGTCGACCAGATGCGGGCCGACTACCTGCCCCGCTTCTACGACCAGATGGGCAACGACGGCTTCAAGCGGCTGCTGCGCGAGGGGTTTCAGTGCCGCAACACGCACTACAACTACGTACCGACGGTGACGGGCCCGGGCCACTCTTCGGTGTATACCGGCACCACGCCCCGCTACCACGGCGTGGTGGGCAACTCCTGGTACGACCGGCGCCTGCGCCGCGACGTGTACTGCACCGACGATTCGACGGTGCAGCTCGTGGGCACGGCGAAGGGCATGGGCGTGTCGGCCCGCAACCAGGTGAGCACCACGCTGGGCGACGAAATGAAGATGGTGACGAACGGGCGCAGCAAGGTGCTGGCTTTGTCGCTGAAAGACCGGGCCTCGGCGTTGCCGGCCGGGCACATGGCCGACGGGGCTTTCTGGTTCGACAGCAACACCGGCGACTTTATTTCGAGCACCTACTACATGCCCACGCTGCCGAAGTGGGTGGCCGACTTCAACGCCCAGAAAAAGGCCGACTACTACCGCCAGCAAACCTGGACCCCGCTGCGCGGGCCTGAGGCGTATCGGAACAGCGTGGCCGATTCCAACGCGTTTGAGCGGATTTTCAAGGGCAAAACCGCCGCAACCTTTCCCTACGAGCTTAGCAAGCTGGCCCCGCTGAACCCGCCGGCTTACGAGGCGGTCAACATCTCGCCCTTCGGCAACAACCTGCTCACCGACCTGGCCCTGGCCGCCCTGGCTGGCACCGACCTGGGCCGCGACGAGGTGCCCGACTTGCTGGCCCTCAGCTACTCCAGCCCCGACCCGGTAGGCCACACTTTCGGACCGCTGTCGAAGGAAGAAAATGACGTGTACCTGCGCCTGGACCTGGAAATTGCCCGCCTGCTGCAGGCCCTGGACAAAACCGTGGGCAAGGGCAACTACACCGTCTTCCTGACTGCCGACCACGGGGCCAGCGAAGTACCCAAGTACCTGGCCCAGCACCAGGCGCCCAGCGGGGCCCAGAACCACGCCACGCTCAACAAGGGCGCGGCCGACTTCCTCGTGCAGCAGCTCGGGCCCGGGGCGTGGCTGGAGACGGAGCGCAACAATATGTACTACCTCAACCGGTCCCTCATTGCCAGCCGCAAGCTGGAGCTGGCCCGGGTGCAAAATCTGCTGGCCGACTTCCTGCGCGGCCAGCCCGGCATTGCCCAGGTGAATACCACCGCCCAGCTGCTGACCAGCAGCACGGGGGCTTTCCTGGAAACCAAGCTCCAGAACGGCCTCTACTACCAGCGCTTCGGCGACGTACGCTTCGAGCTGGAGCCCGGCTGGACCTGGGAACTGGGCGTGGGCGCCACCCACGGCTCGGCCTACCTCTACGACAGCCACGTGCCCCTGCTCTGGTTTGGGGCCGGCATCAGCCCGGGCATTAGCTACGAGTACCACGCCATTACCGACATTGCCCCTACGGCCGCCATGCTGGTCGAAAGCAAGCTGCCCAGCGCCTGCACTGGGCAGCCCATCGTGGAAGTGCTTAGCCCGGGAGCGAGTTCGAAGAAGCGGCGCAAGTAGTTCGGCCCGTTCATATTACGCTTTCATTACATCGGGCCCCGGGGATGGTTACTCCGCCCGGTTTGTGCAACTCTGTTATGAAGCCCCGCAATTCCCCCTTCTACCACTTGCCCGCCCGCCTGCAACGCTACCTCCGCAGCCGCCTTACCTCGCCGCGGCAGCAGCGGCGGGAGCAGTGGCTGGACGAACTGGCCGCGGCTACCCCCGACGATGACGAGCTCATCACGCGGGAGCGGGAGGCGGAGCGGCGGGCCCGGATTCTGGAGGAAATCCGGGCCCGCACCCAGCCCTCGGCGCGGGTGCTGCCGCTGTGGCCGGGGCTGCGGGTGGCCGCCGTGCTGCTGCCGTTGCTGGTAGCCGCGGCGGTGCTCTGGCCCCGGCTGCAGACTCCCCAACCGCTGCACTACGCCACCGGCGTGGGCGAGCATCGGGAAGTGGTGCTGCCCGACAGCAGCCACGTCTGGCTCCGACCCCGCTCGGAGCTGACCTGCGCCGCTACGTTTGGGAAGGTGCGCGCCGTACAGTTGCGGGGCGAGGCCTTCTTCGAAGTTACCAAGGACCCCAAGCATCCTTTTGTGGTGCACACGGGCAAGGTGGCGGTAAGGGTTCTGGGCACTTCCTTCCTGGTGAAAGCCTACGCCGCCCTGCCCACCACGACCGTGCTGGTCCGCACCGGCCGGGTGCAGGTGGCCCAGCAGCAGCGCATCCTGGGCGTGCTCCGCCCCCACGACCAGCTTCTCTATAATACCATTACCCAGCAGCTTGCAATTACCCAGAACGAGTATTCCGACCTTTTGCCCACCAGCCGGCTGCTGACTTTTGAGCAGGCCTCCCTGCCCGAAATCCTGCTCTTGCTGGAGAATACCTACCCGATTCATTTCGAACTAGGCCGCGACGCCCCCACCGTGGCCCTGACCGGCAGCCTGGACCCGAGCCTGTCGGCCGACCAGCTGACGGACGTGCTCAACGCCCTGCTGCAGCGCCACCACTTGCATATTACCAAGCGCACGGCCACTACCTACCAGATCCACTAACGCCGCCTTCGGCTTCTTCCTTCCTCCTTTTTTGAAACAGGCTCCCGGCCTGCCGGGCCGCGCCTTGCCCGAACCTTACCCCCGTATGATGCACCTTCACTCCCTACACGCCGCCCGCCCCCGCGGCCGCAACCTATTGCTGGCCAGCACCGTGCTACTGACTTCCATCAGTATACCCCACCTCAGTCAGGCCCAGAAAGCCAGCCGCGAGGTAGCCTACTTCGCCGTGCAAGCGGGCCCGCTGAGCACCGCCCTGCAGCGCCTGCAGCGCGAGGCTGGCGTCAACATCGTGTATGAGGCCACCGACCTACAGCAGGCCAAAGTGGAAGCCACCGAGTTTCGCAGCACCCCGGTCAGCGAGATTCTGCGCCAGCTACTGCGGGGCCAGCCCCTGAACTTCGAGGAAAAGCAGGGCGTGATTATTCTGCAGCCCAGCGTCCCTGCTGCTACTCCAGCCCCCGCGCCCAGCCGCCGGGCCGCCCGGGAAATTAAAGGCAAAGTGACTGATGCTGGCAGCGGCACGGCCCTGCCCGGCGTAACGGTGCTGGTGAAAGGCACCACCGTGGGCGCGGTGACCAACGCCGAGGGCTTTTTCACCCTGGAAGTGCCCGGGGACGCCACCACGCTGGTCTTTTCCTTCGTGGGCTACCTGGCCCAGGAAGTAGCCCTTGGCGACCGGGCCAGCCTCGACGTGGCCCTGGCCGTGGATACCAAAGTACTGAATGACGTGGTGGTCATCGGCTACGGCTCGGCCAAGAAGGGCGAGGTGACCAGCTCGATTACCACCGTGAATCCGCGCGAGTTCAACCGCGGTGTGGTAGCCACCCCCGACCAGATTCTGCAGGGCAAAGTGGCCGGCCTGAACATCACCCGCAGCGGCGACCCAAACGCCACGGCCTCGGTGGTGCTGCGCGGGGCTTCGTCGTTGCGCACGGGCCCGGCCCAGGAGCCGTTTTACGTCATCGACGGGGTGCCGGCGGCCAGCATCAACCTGGTGGCCCCCGACGACATCGTGAGCATCGACGTGCTCAAGGACGCCTCGGCTACGGCCATCTACGGGGCCCGGGCCGCCAACGGGGTTATTATCATTACGACCCGCCGGCAGAAGCCCAACGCGGCCGTGAGTTACAGCGGTTACGTGGGCGTGGAGCAGGTTTCCAACACGATTGACATGCTCAGCGGGGACGAGCTGCGCCGCTATTTGGAGAAGAACAGCAAGAGTTTGAGTCCGGCCGACAACGACGAGGGCACCAGCACCGACTGGCAAAAGGAGGTGATGCGCACCGGCATCAGCCACAACCACACCGTCAGCTACGGCGGGGGCTCGGAGAAGTCGGCCTTCAACGCCAGCGTCAACTACTTCAAGCGGGAGGGCGTGATGAACACTTCCGACAGTGAGCGGCTCATCGGCAAAATCAACCTCGACCAGAAAACCCTCCAGGACAAGCTCCAGCTGCGTTTTACGCTGACCAACTCCCTGCTCAAGCAGCACCTGATTTCAGACTTGGTGTACCGCAACATGTTCACGCATTTGCCCACCACCAACATTCAAAACCCCGACGGCAGCTACAAGGAAAACCTGACCCGCACCCAGTACTACAACCCGGTGGCCCTGCTGGAGCAAAACCAGGAGGAGCGCAAAATCAACACGTTGCTGGGCAACGCCAGCGCCCAGCTCACCATTCTGCCCAACCTGACGAACACGCTCAGCCTCTCGATGCAGAACGAGACGGTGAAGGGCGGGGCCTACCAGGGCCGGGAGTCGCCGGTGCCGAACAGCAACAACGTGACGGGCCTGGCCGCCAAGGGCCTGGCCCGGCGCTACAGCGTGGACAACACCCGCAAAATCCTGGAAAACTACCTGACCTACAACCCGCTCAACACCGAAACCCACGATTTGAAGGTGCTGGTGGGCTACTCCTGGCAGGAAGACAAAAACGGCGACGGGTTCCAGACCGATACCCGCGGCTTCGTGTCGGACCAGCTGGGCTACAACAACCTGAGCCTGGGCAACCCCGGCGGCGTGACGCCCACCTACGACGCGGCCATTGCCGGCTACAGCCTGGGCATCAGCACGCTGCGCCTGATTTCGGGCTACGCCCGCCTCAGTTACGGCTTGCTAGACCGCTACTTTCTGCAAGTGTCGGTGCGGCGCGACGGGTCCTCAGCTTTCGGCGTGAATAACCGCTGGGGCACGTTTCCGGCGGCTTCCTTGGCCTGGAACCTGGCCGGGGAAAACTTCCTCTCGGGCAACCCCAAGCTCACCGAGCTCAAACTGCGCGTGGGCTACGGCGTGACCGGCAACTCCCTGGGCTTCGACCCGCTGATTGCCACCCAGCGCTACAGCAGCGTGGGCACCTTCTACTACAACGGCTCCTTCATCAAGGCCATCGGGCCAACCCAAAATCCCAACCCCGACCTGAAGTGGGAATCGACGGCCATGCTGAACCTGGGCCTGGACTTCGGCCTGTTCAACAACCGCCTCAGCGGCACGGTGGAGTACTACGACAAGCGCACCTCGGACCTGATCTGGAACTACCCGGTGTCGACGACCCAGTACTTCGTCAACACACTCTACGCCAACGTGGGGGAAATCAGCAACAAAGGTCTGGAGCTGACGCTCAACGCCACGCCGGTGCAAACCCGCAGCTTCCAGTGGAGCCTGACCGGCACGCTGGCCCACAACGTGAACAAGGTGGAGAAGCTGGCCAACGAGCAATTCCGCCTCGACCAGGTGTACACGGCCTACCCCGGCGGCTCGGGCCAGAGCGGCATTTCGACCCAGGTGGTGAAAACGGGCTACCCGATTGGGCAGTTTTTCCTGCCCGAATACGCCGGGCGCGACGAAAACGGCCTCTCCCTCTTCTACAAGGCCGACGGCACCACCACCGGCTCCCCGGCCCTGGCCGACTACCGCTACCAGGGCAATGCCCAGCCCAAGCTGCTGTATGGTTTGAGCAACACGGTGAGCTGGAAGAATCTGGATCTGAACTTCTTCCTGCGCGGAGTACAGGGCAACAAGATCCTGAACGCCACGCTGGCCAACCTCAACATCCCGGCCCAGTCGACGGCCAACAACTTGCCGGCCTTTTCCCTGGATGAGCCCTACGCCGACAACCGGGCCAACTACTACTCCAACCGTTACCTCGAAAACGGCGCCTACCTGCGCCTCGACAACGTGACGCTGGGCTATAATCTGCCCCTGCAGAGCGAGTACGTGAAGCGGGCCCGGGTTTACGTGAGCAGCCAGAACCTGCTGACCATTACCAAGTACCGCGGCATCGACCCGGAAATGAACCTGGGCGGCCTCACCCCCGGCCTCGACAACAACAACTTCTACCCCAAGACCCGCTCCTACGTGCTGGGCGTGAACCTGGACTTTTAGAGCCGGACAGGATTCGCACACATAAAGACCGTCATGCTGAGCCTGTCGAAGCATCTCTACCGCAGTGCTACTTCTTAACGCCTGCCCAACGAAGCGGTAGAGATGCTTCGGCTACGGCTGCGCCTTCGCTCAGCATGACAACCTACCTAGATTTTCTACAAACCTCTCCATGCCGACCAACCATACTGCCCGCTTCCTGACCCTGGCCACGGCCCTGACCGCGCTGCTCACCGCCGCCGGCTGCACCGACCTGGACGCGCCCATCGAATCGGAATACACGCCCAGCAACTTCCTGACCACGCCCGAGCAGTTCATTGCCGCCTCCGGGCCGGTGTATAGCCAGATGCGCGGGGAAGTAGCCAAAGCCTACTGGAACCTGCAGGAGCTCAGCACCGACGAGGCCGTGATTGTGGCCCGCAACGGCAACTACTACGACGGGGCCCGCTACCAGCAGCTGAGTTTGCACACCTGGAACCCCCAGAACGAATTCGTGCGCGTGGCCTGGGAATGGGGCTTCAGCGGCATCAGCACCTGCAACCGCACCCTGGCCTTGTTTCAGAATACCGCCGACGGGGCCTTTAAAACCCAGTTTACGGCCGAGCTGCGCACCATGCGGGCCCTGTACTACTACATGATGATGGACCTCTACGGCAACATCCCGCTGGTGCCCGAGTTTGGCTCCACCGAGCAGCCGACCAACGCCAGTCGCCAGCAGGTGTTCGACTACATCGAGCGGGAACTGAAGGAGGCCCTGCCCAACCTGTCGGCCGAGGTGTCGGCCCAGACCTACGGGCGGCCCACCCAGGGCACGGCCCAGGCCTTGCTGGCCAAGCTGTATTTGAATGCCGAAGTCTACACCGGGCAGGCGCGGTACACCGAGGCCATTGCGGCCTGCAACGCCCTTATCAAGGGCAAGAAGTACAGTCTGGCGGCCAATTACCTGGACGTGTTTGCGGTGGAAAACGGGCCCCAGGTCAACGAAATCATCTTCGCCGTGCCCTTCGACGCCAACCTGGCCCAGGGCAACATGATGTCGCGCTTTGCCCTGCACCAGGAAATGAAGAACAAGTTCGGCTTGCTCTTCACCCCCAGCAACGCCAGCCTGACCTGGCCCGAGTTCTTTGCCTTGTATAAGGAGCCCACCGACACCCGCAACCAGCAGTGGCTCTCGGGCAAGCAGTACCTGGCCGACGGCCGCACGCCCGTGCTCATTGCCACCACCAAGAAGGGCCTGGACTCGCGCTACACCGGGGCCGACGGCAACGACAAAATCAACTACCACCTGGAGCTCAGCAACCAGCTCACCTTCCGCGACGCGGCCAAGTTCGACGTGGGCAACGACGAGCTGGGCAAGGCCCAGGGCACGCGCAACATCAAGTACTACCCCGACAAGTCGTCCACTTCCCGCGACCAGGGCAACGATTTGGTGCTGCTGCGCTACGCCGACGTGCTGCTGATGAAGGCCGAAGCCCTGCTCCGCGGCGGCCAGGACCCCGACGGCGCCACGGCCAAAGACCTCGTGAACCAGGTCCGCAGCCGGGCCCAGGTGCCGGCCCTGACGACCGTGGATTTGACCAGCCTCTTCGAGGAGCGCAGCCGCGAAATGGCCTGGGAAGGCTGGCGCCGCACCGACTTGATCCGCTTCGGCAAGTGGGAAGCCGTGTGGGGCCAGGGTCTGAAAACCAACGCCGAAACCTACCGCCGCATCTTCCCCATCCCCACCACCGAGCTGACGCTCAACGTCCGCCTCAAGCAGAACCCCAACTACTAACCTTCTTTCACCCTCAACCCCAACCAACCCCTATGAAACCATTCTTTTCCAAGGCGGCCCTGCTTGCCACGGGCCTCACGCTCGCGGCCCTGACGGGCTGCGACAAAACCGCCGAGCAGCCGGACGTAGCGCCCAAAGCCGCGGCGCAGTCGGCAGCTGCTACAGCCGCCTTCAAAGCCGGCCTGGCCCTGCGCTGGGCCCCGGTGCACTACCAGGATACCGACGTAACCGGGGACCATGGTCTGAGCGGTAAAGGCGACTACCTGACGGCCATCAACTTCGACGGCGACTGGGTGGGCACCAACAACTGGAACAACCTGGCCTCGCGCACGGCGGCGGCGCACGGCTACTACTCGGTGGTCGAAACCAGCACGCACTGGTTTATTACCTACGCCTTCTTCCACCCCCGCGACTGGACCGACAACGTGCTGCTCTACAACATTGACGAGCACGAGAATGACCTGGAAGGCCTGCTGGCCGTGGTGAAAAAGGACGGCAGCACCTATGGCAACCTGCAGGGCATCGTCACGGTAGCCCACTCCGACTTCTACTCCTTCGTGCCCGCTGGCTCGCCGCTGCAAGCTAATCAGGAGGACCTCGACGGCAGCCTGACGATGGAGCAGTTCAACGGCGGCCTGCACCCCGTGACGGCCCAGGAGGCCAAGGGCCACGGTCTGAAGGC
Proteins encoded in this region:
- a CDS encoding SusC/RagA family TonB-linked outer membrane protein is translated as MMHLHSLHAARPRGRNLLLASTVLLTSISIPHLSQAQKASREVAYFAVQAGPLSTALQRLQREAGVNIVYEATDLQQAKVEATEFRSTPVSEILRQLLRGQPLNFEEKQGVIILQPSVPAATPAPAPSRRAAREIKGKVTDAGSGTALPGVTVLVKGTTVGAVTNAEGFFTLEVPGDATTLVFSFVGYLAQEVALGDRASLDVALAVDTKVLNDVVVIGYGSAKKGEVTSSITTVNPREFNRGVVATPDQILQGKVAGLNITRSGDPNATASVVLRGASSLRTGPAQEPFYVIDGVPAASINLVAPDDIVSIDVLKDASATAIYGARAANGVIIITTRRQKPNAAVSYSGYVGVEQVSNTIDMLSGDELRRYLEKNSKSLSPADNDEGTSTDWQKEVMRTGISHNHTVSYGGGSEKSAFNASVNYFKREGVMNTSDSERLIGKINLDQKTLQDKLQLRFTLTNSLLKQHLISDLVYRNMFTHLPTTNIQNPDGSYKENLTRTQYYNPVALLEQNQEERKINTLLGNASAQLTILPNLTNTLSLSMQNETVKGGAYQGRESPVPNSNNVTGLAAKGLARRYSVDNTRKILENYLTYNPLNTETHDLKVLVGYSWQEDKNGDGFQTDTRGFVSDQLGYNNLSLGNPGGVTPTYDAAIAGYSLGISTLRLISGYARLSYGLLDRYFLQVSVRRDGSSAFGVNNRWGTFPAASLAWNLAGENFLSGNPKLTELKLRVGYGVTGNSLGFDPLIATQRYSSVGTFYYNGSFIKAIGPTQNPNPDLKWESTAMLNLGLDFGLFNNRLSGTVEYYDKRTSDLIWNYPVSTTQYFVNTLYANVGEISNKGLELTLNATPVQTRSFQWSLTGTLAHNVNKVEKLANEQFRLDQVYTAYPGGSGQSGISTQVVKTGYPIGQFFLPEYAGRDENGLSLFYKADGTTTGSPALADYRYQGNAQPKLLYGLSNTVSWKNLDLNFFLRGVQGNKILNATLANLNIPAQSTANNLPAFSLDEPYADNRANYYSNRYLENGAYLRLDNVTLGYNLPLQSEYVKRARVYVSSQNLLTITKYRGIDPEMNLGGLTPGLDNNNFYPKTRSYVLGVNLDF
- a CDS encoding RagB/SusD family nutrient uptake outer membrane protein — encoded protein: MPTNHTARFLTLATALTALLTAAGCTDLDAPIESEYTPSNFLTTPEQFIAASGPVYSQMRGEVAKAYWNLQELSTDEAVIVARNGNYYDGARYQQLSLHTWNPQNEFVRVAWEWGFSGISTCNRTLALFQNTADGAFKTQFTAELRTMRALYYYMMMDLYGNIPLVPEFGSTEQPTNASRQQVFDYIERELKEALPNLSAEVSAQTYGRPTQGTAQALLAKLYLNAEVYTGQARYTEAIAACNALIKGKKYSLAANYLDVFAVENGPQVNEIIFAVPFDANLAQGNMMSRFALHQEMKNKFGLLFTPSNASLTWPEFFALYKEPTDTRNQQWLSGKQYLADGRTPVLIATTKKGLDSRYTGADGNDKINYHLELSNQLTFRDAAKFDVGNDELGKAQGTRNIKYYPDKSSTSRDQGNDLVLLRYADVLLMKAEALLRGGQDPDGATAKDLVNQVRSRAQVPALTTVDLTSLFEERSREMAWEGWRRTDLIRFGKWEAVWGQGLKTNAETYRRIFPIPTTELTLNVRLKQNPNY